A single window of Echinimonas agarilytica DNA harbors:
- the murG gene encoding undecaprenyldiphospho-muramoylpentapeptide beta-N-acetylglucosaminyltransferase, producing MTDPRAVIMAGGTGGHVFPGLAVADVLKNTGWQIDWLGTAERMEAELVPRHGYPIHFIDIQGVRGNGLIRKVTAPFKILKAILQARQLFKQLRPDVVIGMGGFASGPGALAAKIAGIPIVLHEQNAIAGMTNRYVSKFADKVMMAFEGAFADGQCVGNPVRAELFAIEAPVERAEQLLRILVVGGSLGAKILNDIVPKTIDLLRKDGPVDVWHQAGKNNGEDVFNKYQAFGINPVHADDFIHEIDQAYSWADLVICRAGALTVSELAAVGRPAILVPLPHAVDDHQTANAKVLQNADAGLILPQRELTSERLATEIQNMMKEPERLRHMAANARRVAITDAAERVASVCQDLVQHRGENS from the coding sequence ATGACAGATCCTCGTGCAGTGATTATGGCAGGCGGAACCGGAGGACATGTTTTTCCCGGATTAGCCGTTGCTGATGTGCTGAAAAATACAGGCTGGCAAATTGATTGGCTTGGCACGGCTGAGCGAATGGAAGCTGAATTGGTCCCTCGACACGGCTATCCGATTCATTTTATCGATATTCAAGGTGTGCGCGGCAATGGGCTCATTCGCAAAGTGACGGCGCCCTTTAAGATTCTTAAAGCCATTTTACAGGCGCGTCAGTTGTTCAAACAGCTGAGACCCGATGTTGTCATTGGCATGGGTGGATTCGCCAGTGGCCCTGGCGCATTGGCCGCAAAAATAGCAGGCATTCCAATTGTTTTGCATGAACAAAATGCCATCGCGGGGATGACCAATCGCTATGTCTCAAAATTTGCCGACAAAGTCATGATGGCGTTTGAAGGCGCTTTTGCAGACGGCCAATGTGTGGGCAACCCTGTACGCGCTGAATTATTTGCAATTGAGGCACCCGTTGAACGCGCCGAGCAATTATTAAGAATTTTAGTGGTTGGCGGTAGTCTCGGAGCCAAAATTCTTAATGACATTGTGCCTAAAACGATTGATTTGCTTCGTAAAGACGGGCCTGTAGACGTTTGGCATCAAGCCGGAAAAAATAATGGCGAAGACGTTTTCAATAAATATCAGGCGTTTGGCATAAATCCAGTACACGCTGACGATTTTATTCATGAAATTGACCAAGCATATTCATGGGCAGATCTGGTAATATGCCGCGCTGGTGCTTTGACTGTGTCGGAGTTAGCTGCAGTCGGTCGCCCAGCAATATTAGTACCGTTGCCTCATGCAGTTGATGATCATCAAACTGCCAACGCAAAAGTGCTGCAGAATGCGGACGCTGGATTAATTTTGCCCCAGCGAGAATTGACGTCTGAGCGCTTAGCGACAGAAATACAAAATATGATGAAAGAGCCCGAACGTTTGCGCCATATGGCTGCAAATGCACGTCGGGTTGCGATTACCGATGCTGCTGAGCGAGTTGCCTCAGTTTGCCAAGACTTAGTGCAGCATCGAGGTGAAAATTCGTGA
- the murD gene encoding UDP-N-acetylmuramoyl-L-alanine--D-glutamate ligase has translation MNNQLSGTIGIVGMGQTGCSVLRWLLAQSCQPMLFDTRQTLPNPAIQIMKHADVALVTHLGALHVAALSQCELLIVSPGLSIADPALKEAALNGTEIIGDVELFCRFDDRPRIAITGSNGKSTVTTLVTEMLNRAGMKAAAIGNIGRPVMDVIDSDDDVLVMELSSFQLETTSSLRASVACFLNVSPDHLDRYDSFEHYATTKAEIYANAQVSVWNRADALTQPSTLERTTSFGLTQPEPEQWGLLEQQGELWLAKGQTQILACIHMPMLGAHNRANALAALACVDGVQANIEKCVAALVEFNGLPHRCQTVLQHDGITWVNDSKATNEGATLAALNGLSGSYDGRLILLAGGDSKGADFCSMRSALNEQVDELICFGKDAIKLANKRQNARLVGNLEEAVDIASSIGKKGDLILLSPACASLDQFSNYMERGDRFAQLAQEVSR, from the coding sequence GTGAATAATCAATTGTCGGGAACAATAGGCATTGTAGGTATGGGGCAGACAGGCTGCTCGGTACTGCGCTGGCTGCTTGCTCAAAGCTGCCAGCCAATGCTGTTTGATACGCGACAAACATTGCCCAATCCGGCAATTCAGATTATGAAACATGCCGATGTGGCTCTTGTCACTCATTTGGGTGCGTTGCATGTTGCAGCTCTGAGTCAATGTGAGCTGCTCATTGTGAGCCCAGGGTTGAGTATCGCCGACCCAGCCCTCAAAGAAGCCGCCTTAAATGGGACTGAGATTATTGGCGATGTAGAGTTATTTTGTCGTTTCGATGATCGCCCTCGCATCGCAATTACTGGATCCAACGGCAAATCTACGGTCACTACTTTGGTGACAGAGATGTTGAACCGTGCAGGTATGAAAGCCGCCGCGATTGGTAATATTGGCCGTCCCGTAATGGATGTGATTGATTCCGATGATGACGTCTTAGTGATGGAGTTATCGAGCTTTCAGCTTGAGACGACATCGAGTCTGCGCGCCAGCGTTGCATGCTTTTTGAATGTATCACCCGATCACCTCGACCGATACGACAGCTTTGAACATTACGCCACGACCAAGGCTGAAATATACGCCAATGCTCAAGTATCGGTGTGGAATCGTGCTGATGCATTGACGCAACCGTCCACATTGGAACGAACCACAAGCTTCGGCCTAACTCAACCTGAGCCAGAACAGTGGGGCTTGTTGGAGCAACAAGGCGAACTGTGGCTTGCAAAAGGGCAGACACAGATTCTTGCGTGCATTCACATGCCAATGCTGGGAGCTCACAACCGAGCCAATGCCTTGGCTGCACTTGCTTGCGTTGATGGTGTTCAAGCCAATATTGAAAAGTGCGTCGCGGCGCTTGTTGAATTCAATGGTTTACCGCATCGCTGCCAAACAGTGCTACAACATGATGGCATTACTTGGGTGAACGATAGCAAGGCAACCAACGAAGGGGCCACACTTGCAGCCCTAAACGGTTTGAGTGGGAGCTATGATGGTCGCCTTATATTGCTCGCGGGTGGCGATAGCAAAGGGGCCGACTTTTGTAGCATGAGAAGTGCCCTCAATGAGCAGGTTGATGAATTGATTTGTTTTGGTAAGGACGCGATTAAATTAGCCAACAAACGCCAAAATGCGCGCTTGGTTGGAAACCTTGAGGAAGCGGTGGATATTGCGTCTTCAATTGGTAAAAAAGGCGATTTGATCCTGTTGTCGCCAGCATGCGCAAGTTTGGATCAGTTCTCCAATTATATGGAACGTGGCGATCGCTTTGCACAATTAGCGCAGGAGGTCTCTCGATGA
- the ftsW gene encoding cell division protein FtsW: MNFKMPALALPNLSWNFKWPSWLSKAEPKPAEAPQMYDGLLVTCVFALFGLGLIMVMSASASEAERMFGNPYHYAIRHAIFMGLALCISGAVLQIPIKHWHDKDGFLLVVAIVLLIAVLIVGKKVNGSTRWLALGPINIQVAEVAKLFFFSFLAGYLVRRHDEVRENIKGFIKPLFVFFVIACLLIAQPDLGTVVVMLVTTMGMLFLAGARLWQFAALLIAGATAVAVLIILSPYRLRRVTSFWDPWQDPFGSGYQLTQSLMAFGRGSWTGEGLGNSIQKLAYLPEAHTDFVIAVLAEELGFVGVTAVVVLLAVVVFRALWIGRQALQDERYFEGFFASGIGIWLCFQGVVNMGASAGLLPTKGLTLPLVSYGGSSMIILSMAIAVVIRIDHEGRMARTQAVGGRRK; encoded by the coding sequence ATGAATTTCAAGATGCCTGCACTGGCGCTGCCAAATTTAAGTTGGAATTTTAAGTGGCCATCTTGGCTGTCAAAAGCAGAACCTAAACCCGCTGAAGCACCGCAGATGTACGACGGCTTATTAGTGACGTGCGTATTCGCTTTGTTCGGTCTAGGGCTGATCATGGTCATGTCGGCATCTGCCTCTGAGGCGGAGCGCATGTTTGGCAACCCTTATCATTACGCGATACGTCACGCTATTTTTATGGGATTGGCGCTTTGTATCTCGGGTGCGGTGTTGCAGATCCCGATTAAGCATTGGCATGACAAAGATGGCTTCTTACTTGTGGTCGCTATCGTATTGTTGATTGCGGTGCTTATCGTCGGCAAGAAAGTGAACGGTAGTACGCGTTGGCTAGCGCTAGGGCCGATTAACATCCAAGTTGCGGAAGTGGCAAAACTGTTCTTCTTCTCTTTTCTGGCGGGGTATTTAGTGCGTCGCCATGATGAAGTCCGAGAGAATATTAAAGGCTTTATCAAGCCATTGTTTGTGTTCTTTGTGATTGCATGTTTACTCATTGCGCAACCCGATTTGGGAACCGTGGTAGTGATGCTCGTGACAACCATGGGCATGCTATTTCTTGCCGGAGCTCGATTATGGCAATTTGCTGCGTTGCTGATTGCTGGGGCCACCGCGGTGGCCGTGTTGATCATCTTGTCGCCATATCGATTGCGTCGCGTCACCAGTTTTTGGGACCCATGGCAAGACCCGTTCGGTTCGGGCTATCAGCTTACTCAGTCCTTAATGGCATTTGGGCGCGGCAGTTGGACAGGAGAAGGGCTTGGCAATAGTATTCAAAAGCTAGCCTATTTACCTGAAGCTCATACCGATTTTGTGATTGCCGTGCTTGCTGAAGAGCTTGGGTTTGTTGGCGTTACAGCGGTTGTAGTGTTGCTAGCAGTAGTGGTATTCAGAGCACTATGGATTGGTCGACAAGCATTGCAAGATGAGCGTTATTTTGAAGGCTTCTTCGCGAGTGGTATCGGTATTTGGCTGTGTTTCCAAGGTGTGGTCAACATGGGGGCTAGCGCAGGCCTTTTGCCCACCAAGGGGTTAACTTTGCCTTTGGTTAGTTACGGCGGCAGCTCGATGATTATTTTAAGTATGGCCATTGCTGTTGTCATACGTATTGATCATGAAGGCCGTATGGCTCGCACTCAAGCTGTGGGGGGGCGGCGCAAATGA
- a CDS encoding penicillin-binding transpeptidase domain-containing protein: MSRQAKLKRKHKPTVIQWRFYTVVGAVCLLFVTLLSRAAYIQVVEPDRLKREGDMRSLRTKTSELQRGTILDRNGEELAVSVPVKAIWVDPKVIADRGGLSDKRRWEALADVLHIDGDTLIKRIESSPTKRFMYIKRQVTPGISEYVQKLKLPGVFQKSESRRFYPSGEVSAHIIGVTNIDAQGIEGIESSFNDWLNGSPEKRKIRKDRTGRTIEELGIIEAREEPGDITLSIDQRIQALAYKELKIATEYHGATSGSVVVIDVETGEILALANTPSFNPNNRADRKPHRMRNRAITDTFEPGSSVKPMVVLGALANDVVTATDTVNTSPGWMRIGGRAVRDSKNYGEMTVRQILQKSSNIGVTKLALATEPNDLIDTFYKLGFGSSTETLLPGESNGFLSIRRKWSDFELATLSFGYGMTITPIQLARAYAVLGSGGIKYPLSLIKRDSVPEGERVIDGRYVEQVVHMLESVTEKGGTGLKARVPGYRVAGKTGTARKAIAGGYGEDYVADFAGIAPISQPRLAIAVVINEPGGDQYYGGDVAAPVFSAVMAGALHYLNVPPDADTSEYAGVLK, from the coding sequence ATGAGCCGCCAAGCTAAACTCAAGCGCAAGCACAAGCCCACGGTTATTCAGTGGCGCTTTTACACTGTTGTGGGTGCGGTGTGCTTGTTGTTTGTGACACTGCTCAGTCGCGCAGCTTATATTCAAGTGGTGGAACCTGATCGCTTGAAGCGTGAAGGTGATATGCGTTCGCTGAGAACCAAAACATCAGAACTGCAACGCGGCACGATTCTCGATCGCAATGGCGAAGAGCTCGCCGTGAGTGTACCGGTAAAAGCAATTTGGGTTGACCCGAAAGTTATTGCTGATCGTGGAGGCCTCAGTGATAAGCGTCGCTGGGAAGCACTTGCGGATGTGTTGCATATTGACGGCGACACGCTAATTAAGCGAATCGAATCGTCGCCCACAAAACGCTTCATGTACATTAAACGGCAGGTTACTCCCGGAATTTCTGAGTATGTTCAGAAATTGAAATTACCCGGTGTATTTCAAAAGAGTGAATCACGGCGGTTTTATCCGTCAGGAGAAGTAAGTGCTCATATAATTGGTGTCACGAACATTGATGCGCAAGGCATCGAAGGGATTGAATCAAGTTTTAATGATTGGCTAAATGGAAGTCCAGAAAAACGAAAAATTAGAAAAGATCGAACGGGTCGAACAATTGAAGAGCTGGGAATTATTGAGGCTAGAGAAGAGCCCGGAGATATTACCCTCTCTATTGATCAGCGTATTCAAGCGCTGGCCTATAAAGAGCTCAAAATCGCGACAGAATATCACGGAGCCACTTCAGGCTCTGTTGTCGTTATTGACGTTGAAACTGGCGAGATCTTAGCATTAGCCAATACGCCATCATTTAATCCGAATAATCGAGCTGATCGTAAGCCACACCGCATGCGGAATCGCGCCATTACCGACACGTTTGAGCCGGGCTCAAGTGTGAAACCTATGGTCGTTTTAGGTGCTTTGGCAAATGACGTGGTCACCGCAACAGACACTGTGAATACATCGCCGGGTTGGATGCGCATTGGTGGTCGAGCTGTTCGTGATAGCAAAAATTATGGTGAGATGACGGTTCGCCAAATTTTGCAGAAATCCAGCAACATCGGTGTGACCAAATTAGCCTTGGCAACTGAGCCGAATGATTTAATCGATACCTTTTACAAGCTCGGTTTTGGGTCTTCTACAGAAACGTTGTTGCCGGGCGAATCGAATGGCTTTTTGTCAATTCGCCGGAAATGGTCCGATTTTGAACTGGCCACTTTGTCATTTGGTTATGGCATGACTATTACCCCAATTCAATTGGCTCGGGCATATGCAGTGTTGGGTTCAGGCGGTATCAAGTATCCATTGTCGTTGATCAAACGTGACTCAGTGCCCGAGGGTGAACGGGTTATAGATGGTCGTTATGTCGAGCAAGTTGTTCATATGCTCGAATCTGTGACCGAAAAAGGTGGAACAGGTCTCAAGGCCCGCGTACCGGGGTATCGTGTTGCGGGTAAAACAGGTACAGCCCGAAAAGCAATTGCAGGTGGGTATGGTGAAGATTACGTGGCAGACTTTGCCGGTATCGCTCCTATTTCTCAGCCTCGTTTAGCCATTGCTGTGGTGATTAATGAGCCCGGTGGTGACCAGTATTATGGTGGCGATGTGGCTGCACCGGTATTTTCCGCTGTCATGGCCGGTGCATTGCACTACCTGAACGTACCACCTGACGCAGACACATCTGAATATGCGGGAGTCTTAAAATGA
- the mraY gene encoding phospho-N-acetylmuramoyl-pentapeptide-transferase — protein MLVWMAEWLTQFYSGFNVFSYLTLRVIVSILTGLTISLMLGPKVIAYLQRMQIGQTVRSDGPESHFSKAGTPTMGGVLILAGILVSTLLWADLSNRYIWVMIFVITTFGAIGWVDDYRKVVRKDPKGLIAKWKYFWQSVAALATAFFLYQTAHLDAETVLIIPFMKDVLPQLGAMYLVLAYFVIVGTSNAVNLTDGLDGLAILPTVMVAAAFGFFAYVTGNINFSSYLHIPYIPETSELVIVCAAIVGAGLGFLWFNTYPAQVFMGDVGSLALGAALGTLAILVRQELVLFIMGGVFVMETLSVILQVGSYKLRGQRIFRMAPIHHHYELKGWPEPRVIVRFWIISLILVLIGLATLKVR, from the coding sequence ATGTTAGTTTGGATGGCCGAATGGCTCACTCAATTTTATAGCGGGTTCAACGTATTCTCGTATTTAACCTTGCGCGTTATTGTGAGCATTTTAACGGGCTTAACGATCTCGTTAATGTTGGGGCCAAAAGTGATTGCGTATTTGCAACGTATGCAAATCGGACAAACTGTTCGTAGCGACGGGCCTGAATCGCACTTTAGCAAAGCCGGCACTCCCACCATGGGCGGTGTATTGATCTTGGCTGGTATCTTAGTTAGCACGCTGCTGTGGGCTGATTTATCAAACCGTTACATTTGGGTCATGATCTTTGTGATCACAACCTTTGGTGCGATTGGTTGGGTTGATGATTACCGCAAAGTGGTGCGAAAAGACCCTAAAGGCCTGATCGCCAAGTGGAAGTACTTTTGGCAATCTGTGGCAGCATTAGCCACAGCATTTTTCTTATATCAAACGGCACATCTCGACGCTGAAACAGTGCTCATTATTCCGTTTATGAAAGATGTATTGCCTCAGCTTGGGGCCATGTATTTGGTGTTGGCTTATTTTGTGATTGTAGGCACCAGTAACGCAGTCAACCTAACCGACGGTTTGGATGGTTTAGCCATTTTGCCGACCGTGATGGTTGCTGCTGCATTTGGCTTTTTTGCATATGTGACAGGGAATATTAATTTCTCATCATACTTACACATCCCTTATATTCCAGAAACCAGTGAACTGGTGATCGTATGTGCTGCTATCGTTGGCGCAGGTCTGGGATTCCTTTGGTTTAACACATATCCTGCGCAAGTTTTTATGGGGGATGTTGGGTCTTTGGCCCTCGGTGCTGCGTTGGGCACATTAGCTATTTTGGTTCGCCAAGAGCTTGTGCTGTTCATTATGGGCGGCGTGTTCGTTATGGAAACCTTGTCGGTCATTTTACAAGTTGGGTCATACAAGCTCCGTGGGCAACGGATCTTTAGAATGGCCCCCATTCATCATCATTATGAATTAAAAGGCTGGCCGGAACCGCGAGTGATTGTACGCTTTTGGATCATCAGCTTAATTTTAGTGTTGATTGGCTTAGCCACATTGAAAGTACGTTAA
- a CDS encoding UDP-N-acetylmuramoyl-tripeptide--D-alanyl-D-alanine ligase → MIEMTLQQVAEATHGQLAVSNGLTIHNICTDSRSLATGDLFIALSGERFDAHDYIEQVAQNGAAAVVVSRPVDVDIPQIIVADTRKALGALGRWLLQHCDLSSVAITGSSGKTTVKEMTAAILRQHHQVLSTQGNFNNEIGVPLTLLRAEPSMTHAVVELGASGPHEIAYTTRLVQPDAAVITNIGGAHLEGFGSEQGIASAKAEIFEGLGPQGTAIFDYHSPYAGQWQALVYDKIKLMWSSQGDSNAQVRASHIDIDDDSSQFVLSIHHESIDICLPMPGLHNIENALAAAASAFVLGVGIVEIAAGLEMGVSVKGRLQSYELSSQLTVIDDTYNANLASVKAAIDVLAAQSKRTTVLVFGDMGELGAWARQHHEEVGKYAQQRGIDALFTLGALSDEALRAFSGQGRHSYDIEDLMAELTEWITEQKQPVRLLVKGSRSAAMERVVERLKQWQTGEEEASC, encoded by the coding sequence ATGATTGAAATGACGCTCCAACAAGTTGCAGAAGCAACACACGGTCAACTCGCTGTTTCGAATGGTTTAACGATTCACAACATCTGCACCGATAGTCGTTCACTGGCAACCGGTGATTTGTTTATTGCTCTTTCAGGCGAACGTTTTGATGCACATGACTATATTGAACAAGTCGCGCAAAATGGTGCTGCGGCAGTCGTTGTCAGTCGCCCCGTTGACGTGGATATCCCACAGATTATTGTCGCCGATACTCGTAAAGCACTGGGCGCTCTTGGTCGGTGGTTGCTGCAACATTGTGACCTGTCATCTGTAGCCATCACTGGCAGCTCTGGCAAAACCACAGTGAAAGAGATGACAGCAGCTATTTTGCGCCAACATCATCAAGTGTTATCCACACAAGGCAATTTCAACAACGAGATTGGGGTTCCATTGACACTGCTTCGTGCAGAGCCATCAATGACTCATGCTGTCGTTGAATTAGGCGCAAGTGGTCCTCATGAAATTGCTTACACCACCCGCTTAGTCCAACCCGATGCAGCGGTGATCACTAATATCGGCGGTGCGCATCTAGAAGGTTTTGGTTCTGAGCAAGGTATTGCGTCAGCTAAAGCGGAGATTTTTGAAGGTTTGGGCCCACAAGGTACAGCCATTTTTGATTATCACAGCCCGTATGCAGGGCAATGGCAAGCGCTGGTTTATGACAAGATCAAACTGATGTGGTCGAGCCAAGGTGATAGCAATGCTCAGGTTCGAGCGAGCCATATTGATATCGATGATGACAGCAGCCAGTTTGTACTGAGTATTCATCATGAGTCGATTGATATCTGCTTGCCCATGCCGGGGTTACACAATATCGAAAATGCGTTAGCGGCTGCCGCCTCAGCCTTTGTCTTAGGCGTTGGTATTGTTGAGATAGCCGCAGGATTAGAGATGGGAGTCTCTGTAAAAGGACGACTCCAAAGCTATGAATTGTCGTCTCAATTGACCGTTATTGATGATACCTACAATGCTAATTTGGCATCAGTGAAAGCCGCTATTGATGTACTTGCAGCCCAGTCGAAGCGCACCACTGTATTGGTGTTTGGTGACATGGGAGAGTTAGGAGCATGGGCTAGACAGCACCATGAAGAAGTAGGGAAGTACGCCCAACAACGAGGTATAGATGCTCTGTTTACCTTGGGCGCGCTCAGTGACGAAGCGTTAAGAGCATTTTCCGGTCAAGGCCGTCATAGCTATGACATTGAAGATTTGATGGCAGAGTTGACCGAATGGATTACAGAACAAAAACAACCTGTGCGTTTGCTTGTTAAAGGCTCTCGAAGCGCTGCAATGGAGCGTGTTGTAGAGCGGCTTAAGCAATGGCAAACAGGTGAAGAGGAAGCATCATGTTAG
- a CDS encoding UDP-N-acetylmuramoyl-L-alanyl-D-glutamate--2,6-diaminopimelate ligase, with translation MSKRLRDIVKPWGLSARVADVEARNLIIDSRQVSHGDIFVALRGHVLDGRDFIEAAICQGACAVLIDAEQAHVDDYWSVPVVELTQLPERLGEVAARFYDVTPGAPTVVGITGTNGKTSVSHYMANLLKLLKTPAGVIGTLGYGDTNALIELPNTTPDALSVHRLLSEQFVQGKSWVTMEVSSHGLVQNRVASVPFKHAVLTNLSRDHLDYHGTMEAYGEAKAALFDWPNLSSSTINYDDAFGRRLLNSADPQTTVVYGLDNCAEIRSFPHWLTLIEICPEAAGFSAKLDSSWGLIDVTIPLLGRFNLSNVLASIGPLLMSGFHLNEVAHAVAQLKPVAGRMESFSQPTQPVCIVDYAHTSDALSEALKAARFHCKGQLWCVFGCGGDRDVGKRPLMAEAAQLSADRIIVTSDNPRSESQHKIAEDILKGFSSEQNVHVINDRHQAIQAAIREADAQDVVLIAGKGHESYQLIGDLRLHFSDREVVVNLLESEANS, from the coding sequence ATGAGCAAGCGACTCCGCGATATTGTCAAGCCTTGGGGCCTCAGTGCCCGGGTGGCAGATGTTGAAGCTAGAAACCTTATTATTGATAGCCGACAAGTAAGTCACGGCGATATATTCGTGGCGCTTAGAGGCCATGTATTAGACGGACGAGACTTCATTGAAGCGGCAATTTGTCAGGGCGCGTGCGCAGTATTAATCGACGCCGAACAAGCCCATGTGGACGACTATTGGTCTGTGCCAGTGGTGGAACTTACCCAACTCCCTGAGCGACTTGGCGAAGTGGCTGCTCGTTTTTACGATGTCACGCCGGGAGCACCTACAGTAGTGGGAATTACTGGAACCAATGGCAAAACATCTGTGAGTCACTACATGGCGAACTTACTGAAGTTATTGAAAACTCCAGCGGGTGTGATTGGTACATTAGGTTACGGTGACACAAACGCATTGATTGAATTGCCAAATACCACACCGGATGCGCTCAGTGTCCATCGTTTATTGTCTGAGCAATTCGTTCAAGGTAAATCTTGGGTCACGATGGAAGTTTCTTCGCATGGCCTAGTGCAAAACCGAGTAGCGAGTGTGCCATTTAAGCATGCAGTATTAACGAACTTGAGTCGCGATCATCTTGACTACCACGGTACGATGGAAGCCTATGGGGAAGCCAAGGCAGCATTGTTTGATTGGCCTAATTTGAGTTCATCGACAATTAATTATGATGATGCATTCGGACGTCGTTTACTCAATTCAGCGGATCCACAAACCACGGTTGTGTATGGGCTTGATAATTGTGCTGAAATTCGCTCTTTCCCACACTGGTTAACGCTGATTGAAATATGCCCTGAAGCGGCAGGTTTTAGTGCCAAGCTTGATTCAAGCTGGGGTCTAATTGACGTTACAATTCCGCTGTTGGGTCGTTTCAACCTCAGCAACGTTTTAGCTTCAATTGGACCATTGCTGATGTCAGGTTTTCACTTGAATGAAGTAGCCCATGCGGTGGCTCAACTCAAGCCAGTTGCAGGGCGAATGGAAAGTTTCTCTCAACCGACACAGCCGGTATGTATTGTTGATTATGCACATACCTCGGACGCTCTAAGTGAGGCGCTCAAAGCGGCTCGTTTCCATTGCAAAGGTCAATTGTGGTGTGTGTTTGGGTGTGGTGGAGACCGTGATGTGGGCAAACGCCCATTGATGGCCGAAGCTGCACAACTGAGTGCCGACCGCATCATCGTAACGTCTGATAACCCGCGCTCTGAGTCGCAGCACAAAATTGCGGAAGATATTTTAAAAGGCTTTTCGTCTGAACAGAATGTACACGTGATCAACGATCGCCACCAGGCGATTCAGGCCGCTATTCGAGAAGCCGATGCACAAGATGTTGTGTTGATTGCCGGAAAAGGTCATGAGAGCTATCAGCTGATTGGTGATCTGAGACTTCATTTTAGTGACCGCGAAGTGGTGGTGAATCTGCTGGAATCGGAGGCCAATTCATGA
- the rsmH gene encoding 16S rRNA (cytosine(1402)-N(4))-methyltransferase RsmH, which produces MTIEAEHVTVLLHEAVDALAIKPNGTYVDATFGRGGHSREILSRLGADGRLIAIDRDPQAIQTASEIDDPRFEIQHGPFSQLRVYLEERGLIGQVDGVLFDLGVSSPQLDQAERGFSFMRDGPLDMRMDPSTGRSASDWLAVAEADEISWVLKEFGEERFAKRIANAIVRERDENPITRTTELATLIDKASPSRDRHKHPATRSFQAIRIYINSELEEIHQALDGALNALAIGGRLSIISFHSLEDRISKQFIRLHSKGIEPPRGLPLTEEQLQQHRPLKAIGKAIKPSAREIETNSRARSSVLRVAEKQGVAE; this is translated from the coding sequence ATGACGATTGAAGCAGAACACGTGACCGTACTCCTACACGAAGCTGTAGATGCGCTAGCGATTAAACCAAATGGTACCTATGTGGACGCAACCTTCGGGCGCGGCGGCCACAGCCGGGAGATTCTGTCACGTCTTGGTGCTGACGGGCGATTAATTGCCATCGATCGCGACCCTCAAGCAATTCAAACGGCCAGTGAAATAGACGACCCTCGATTTGAAATTCAGCACGGCCCTTTTTCGCAATTGCGAGTGTATTTAGAAGAGCGCGGACTTATTGGCCAAGTCGACGGCGTGTTGTTCGATTTGGGCGTGTCATCACCGCAACTTGATCAAGCCGAACGTGGCTTTAGCTTTATGCGCGACGGCCCACTCGACATGCGAATGGACCCGAGCACAGGGCGCAGCGCATCTGATTGGTTAGCTGTTGCAGAAGCCGATGAAATTTCTTGGGTGTTGAAAGAGTTTGGTGAAGAGCGTTTTGCCAAACGTATTGCCAATGCAATTGTGCGTGAGCGTGATGAAAATCCAATCACACGCACCACTGAACTTGCAACTCTCATTGATAAAGCAAGCCCGAGCCGCGATCGTCACAAGCATCCAGCAACGCGGTCATTTCAGGCCATTCGTATATACATTAATTCTGAATTGGAAGAGATTCATCAAGCGCTTGATGGTGCATTAAATGCATTAGCTATCGGTGGGCGTCTTTCAATCATTAGTTTTCATTCATTAGAAGATCGTATTTCAAAGCAATTTATTCGTTTGCATAGTAAAGGGATAGAGCCGCCTCGAGGCTTGCCTTTAACCGAGGAACAGCTTCAGCAACATCGCCCACTCAAAGCGATAGGCAAAGCGATTAAACCTTCAGCGCGAGAAATTGAAACTAATAGCCGTGCGCGCAGCTCAGTGCTGAGGGTAGCGGAGAAGCAGGGGGTGGCAGAATGA
- the ftsL gene encoding cell division protein FtsL: protein MSQPLLVRLMLRDVLKHKVRWTLAIAVMFSAFGVVQLAYDNRQLTADADALREQRDRLEIEWRHLMLEESALAEHSRVSRIATKQYSMVRPSRKANTLVDVQ from the coding sequence ATGAGTCAGCCCCTGCTTGTGCGCCTCATGTTGAGAGATGTACTGAAGCACAAAGTGCGTTGGACGTTGGCTATTGCTGTCATGTTCAGTGCCTTTGGGGTTGTGCAATTGGCGTATGACAACCGCCAGTTGACCGCTGACGCAGATGCGCTGCGAGAGCAACGCGATAGGCTGGAAATTGAATGGCGTCATTTGATGCTTGAAGAAAGCGCGCTAGCGGAACACAGTCGCGTGTCACGCATTGCGACGAAACAATACAGTATGGTGCGCCCATCTCGTAAAGCCAACACCTTGGTGGATGTTCAATGA